In one Neobacillus sp. CF12 genomic region, the following are encoded:
- a CDS encoding PxKF domain-containing protein, with product MNSEGESNLPIVAASETISASEILPPVKTDESTTYKAGSTLPVKFQLMDEVGNYLSGATAEIYVEDANGVSTSSAVKENLFRYDSIANQYIFNLSTKSMSAGIYNIMIDVGNRTFYDFNILLK from the coding sequence GTGAACAGCGAAGGTGAATCGAATTTGCCGATTGTGGCGGCTAGCGAAACGATTAGCGCTAGTGAAATTCTTCCACCTGTGAAAACGGATGAATCAACTACTTACAAAGCAGGGAGCACTCTTCCAGTAAAGTTCCAATTAATGGATGAGGTAGGTAACTACCTTTCTGGAGCTACTGCAGAGATTTATGTAGAAGACGCTAATGGTGTATCTACAAGTTCAGCAGTAAAAGAGAATCTGTTCCGCTATGATTCTATTGCAAATCAATATATTTTCAACCTCAGTACAAAGTCAATGTCTGCAGGGATATATAATATAATGATAGATGTAGGTAACCGAACGTTCTATGATTTCAATATTTTACTAAAATAG
- a CDS encoding MBL fold metallo-hydrolase has product MFVKKSFNQQTIHDVQMGNGTVAFQGVKLNVHCFIVDGVLIDTGAASLEKEFQPFFKQQDIDQVVITHFHEDHTGCAAFLQQELNLPIYMNDTMLDYCKKKAAYPLYRKVFWGKRRPFHAETIGNTFVSRNAVWDVIETPGHAIDHLAFLNRETGQLFTGDLYVQEKTKVALREESIPTIIDSLSRVLTYEFEDVFCCHAGFLENGRAALQRKLEYLLTLQGTIIKLFDDGLAPSEIVETIFPKKYPITFLSAREWDSMHIINSIILAHK; this is encoded by the coding sequence ATGTTCGTAAAAAAGAGTTTCAACCAGCAAACGATACATGACGTTCAAATGGGAAACGGTACAGTCGCATTTCAAGGGGTAAAATTAAATGTTCATTGCTTCATTGTGGATGGAGTTCTAATAGATACTGGGGCAGCATCTTTAGAAAAGGAGTTTCAACCATTTTTTAAACAACAAGATATTGATCAAGTTGTCATCACCCATTTTCATGAAGACCATACTGGCTGTGCGGCCTTTTTACAACAAGAGCTCAACCTACCAATTTATATGAATGATACAATGCTAGATTATTGTAAAAAGAAGGCAGCTTATCCACTGTATCGAAAGGTATTTTGGGGGAAACGTCGACCTTTTCATGCAGAGACAATCGGTAATACATTTGTATCCCGAAATGCTGTCTGGGATGTAATTGAAACACCTGGTCATGCAATTGATCATTTGGCATTTTTAAATCGAGAAACCGGTCAACTTTTTACTGGGGATCTGTATGTTCAAGAAAAGACGAAGGTTGCTTTACGTGAGGAAAGCATCCCAACCATTATTGACTCCTTATCGAGAGTATTAACCTATGAATTTGAGGATGTATTTTGCTGCCATGCTGGCTTTTTAGAGAATGGGCGTGCCGCTTTACAAAGAAAGCTAGAATATTTGTTAACTCTCCAAGGAACCATCATCAAACTTTTCGATGATGGCTTGGCTCCAAGTGAAATTGTCGAAACGATCTTTCCAAAAAAATATCCCATCACCTTTCTATCTGCAAGGGAATGGGATTCGATGCATATTATTAATTCTATCATCCTAGCACACAAATGA
- a CDS encoding class I SAM-dependent methyltransferase, whose protein sequence is MVKTNRGVYKMNVKDKWNLKHSDRLTHLKEPQPNPRLKKLASYFKEGGTALDIACGLGGNSLFLAGMNNQVEAIDISDVAINHVQELAAKDNLSVQPRVADLTEMNALSRQNDPFDFIIMSYYLDRSLFPVVKDLLKDGGYFFMETYYQSPLTQNQMVSDQFKLQSNELLAEFGDWKVLYFEENEQEGWQSIFCQKR, encoded by the coding sequence ATGGTAAAAACTAATCGAGGTGTTTACAAAATGAATGTGAAGGACAAATGGAATTTAAAACATAGTGATCGACTAACTCACTTGAAGGAACCTCAACCTAATCCAAGATTAAAGAAGTTGGCTTCTTACTTTAAAGAAGGAGGTACAGCCCTGGATATAGCTTGTGGTCTTGGGGGAAACAGTTTGTTCCTTGCTGGAATGAACAATCAAGTCGAGGCCATTGATATTTCTGACGTTGCGATCAACCATGTCCAAGAGCTGGCTGCCAAAGACAATCTTAGTGTCCAGCCTCGCGTTGCTGATCTTACAGAAATGAATGCTTTATCTCGGCAGAATGATCCCTTTGACTTCATTATCATGTCCTATTACTTAGATCGTTCACTGTTTCCAGTCGTAAAGGACCTTCTAAAAGATGGAGGTTATTTCTTCATGGAAACCTATTACCAGTCTCCATTAACTCAGAATCAAATGGTATCCGATCAATTTAAGCTGCAATCAAATGAATTGTTAGCTGAATTTGGAGATTGGAAGGTTCTTTATTTTGAAGAGAACGAGCAAGAAGGATGGCAATCGATTTTTTGCCAGAAACGTTAA